The following proteins are co-located in the Hevea brasiliensis isolate MT/VB/25A 57/8 chromosome 11, ASM3005281v1, whole genome shotgun sequence genome:
- the LOC110660292 gene encoding FAS1 domain-containing protein SELMODRAFT_448915, translated as MAPYCLSFLLRFLTAFAFTSAALIPSPSPAPAPSPSTAAIPLPTLNATNPTPSPVPTQIPSPTNTTTTAPSPIQIPNTTTAPPTYVSTLNTSTAAAAPTPPREGRLHRQQLNNIVDALIGAGDFNGWANILSVADPITLPLSATLFIPADDSRSPISTTMTIDPFIFSYHIVPQRLSFADLRQFKLYSRLPTLLPSKHILITNNSSSNFTLDDSLLSHPDLFITGTVAVHGMATLMDYSVYGDAKPKPSQPEVLSRPPPAMFEPSGEVIDDKPDIDAACLCTEVWPVFLVFCAVLASKIQRMSLGR; from the coding sequence ATGGCTCCATATTGCCTCTCTTTCCTCCTCCGATTCCTCACTGCTTTCGCTTTCACATCCGCAGCCCTCATTCCCAGCCCTTCCCCCGCCCCCGCCCCTTCCCCTTCCACCGCCGCTATTCCTTTGCCAACTCTCAACGCCACCAACCCCACTCCCTCCCCTGTTCCCACTCAAATCCCAAGTCCCACCAACACGACGACCACTGCCCCTTCTCCTATCCAAATTCCCAACACCACCACAGCGCCCCCTACTTATGTCTCAACTCTCAACACCAGCACCGCCGCCGCCGCACCTACGCCGCCACGAGAAGGCCGACTCCACCGCCAACAGCTCAACAACATAGTCGATGCACTAATCGGTGCTGGAGACTTCAACGGATGGGCCAACATCCTCTCGGTGGCCGACCCCATCACTCTTCCTCTCTCCGCCACCCTCTTCATCCCTGCTGATGATTCTCGATCTCCCATCTCCACCACCATGACCATTGACCCTTTCATCTTCTCTTACCACATTGTACCTCAACGCCTCTCCTTCGCTGACCTTCGGCAATTCAAGCTCTATTCTCGCCTTCCTACGCTACTCCCATCCAAGCACATTCTCATCACCAATAATTCCAGTTCCAACTTTACACTGGATGACTCTCTTCTTTCTCATCCCGATCTTTTCATCACTGGCACTGTCGCCGTCCATGGAATGGCCACGCTCATGGACTACTCTGTTTATGGCGACGCCAAACCAAAACCTTCACAGCCAGAAGTATTGTCGCGGCCACCACCAGCAATGTTTGAGCCATCAGGCGAAGTGATCGACGATAAACCAGACATAGATGCGGCTTGCTTGTGTACTGAGGTTTGGCCTGTTTTCTTGGTGTTTTGTGCTGTTTTGGCATCAAAGATTCAAAGAATGAGTCTCGGCCGTTGA
- the LOC110660288 gene encoding lysine-specific demethylase JMJ18, translated as MEEFKSASASQSHINEDSSFKHSSKNDSTIEGSGSPRNRKVTARWDPVEACRPIIDEAPVFYPTIEEFGDTLGYISKIRAKAESFGICRIVPPASWRPPCRLKEKDIWESAKFSTRIQQVDLLQNREPMRKKFRSRKRKRRRHSKMSMTRRCANSCSEAKAASETDEKFGFQSGSDFTLEEFQKYADHFKKCYFQMTDSVEDVKPGGIEHQKLEPSVEEIEGEYWRIIEQPTDEVEVYYGADLETGRFGSGFPKASSMIIEGDSESDQYVNSGWNLNNFPRLQGSVLCFEASDISGVLVPWLYVGMCFSSFCWHVEDHHLYSLNYLHWGDPKIWYGVPGSHASNLEDAMRKHLPDLFEEQPDLLHELVTQLSPSVLKAEGVPVYQVVQHSGEFVLTFPRAYHSGFNCGFNCAEAVNVAPVDWLAHGQHAVELYSKQHRKTSISHDKLLLGSAQKAVQALWELLVLGKETPENLRWRSVCGKDGLLTQAVKTRVQMEEERLRNLPTRLKLQKMEKEFDLCSERECFTCFYDLYLSAASCKCSPEQFACLTHANRFCSCETNDKYVLLRYTMDELKTVVEALEGRLDAVKVWASKEPKLDSDGDNGAHVCKLDQKRESFQTSYSEQKESPSCSPKAEETLGTNISCCSNSQVSSEVIQSDSHDNVFKNEALILKNASKVKQERCIDLNLDFMSVDHGSDFLYSSDSSYNKVVSDMETNMSVGKQEKASNSDAAKESVVSQLGSDCNSSELHEFSNKDNNSDKMLLGDTCAFSKKLFGVDLSVPHSDAMVPSGNFKTKIVNISDVGPSMAHQNNPVNNLGFFVEPLNFGCVMFGKLWCSRHAIFPKGFKSRVKFFSVLDPRKLCSYISEIVDAGLLGPLFKVSLEECPSETFTNVSVEKCWEMVLQRLNEEIIQQNSIGERGLQPLLSVNGLEMFGFLSSPIVQAIEALDPNHQCREYWNNRLSNLSTTSDFKKSPFGLSCNLIDNPAIGGHHSSEEEVQHVLQGLFKKASAEELQIMHRIFCSDAQSAEWRAAFTTLKEEINRTSRQ; from the exons ATGGAAGAGTTCAAATCGGCTTCAGCTTCACAATCCCATATCAATGAG GATAGTTCTTTCAAGCATTCCTCAAAAAATGATAGCACTATTGAGGGCTCAGGGAGTCCAAGAAATCGGAAG GTAACAGCCAGATGGGATCCAGTTGAAGCTTGCAGACCTATTATTGATGAAGCACCAGTATTTTATCCAACTATTGAG GAATTTGGGGATACACTTGGTTACATATCAAAGATACGTGCAAAAGCAGAGTCATTTGGTATATGCCGAATTGTCCCTCCAGCTTCATGGAGGCCACCTTGCCGCCTTAAGGAGAAAGATATATGGGAAAGTGCTAAATTTTCTACACGAATTCAGCAAGTTGACTTGCTTCAAAACAGGGAGCCCATGAGAAAGAAATTCCGAAGCCGGAAACGAAAAAGGAGGAGGCATTCAAAAATGAGCATGACTAGGAGGTGTGCTAATTCTTGTTCAGAAGCAAAAGCTGCTTCTGAGACTGATGAAAAATTTGGGTTCCAATCAGGATCTGACTTCACACTTGAAGAATTTCAGAAATATGCTGATCATTTCAAAAAGTGTTATTTTCAAATGACGGATTCTGTGGAGGATGTTAAGCCTGGTGGGATTGAACACCAGAAATTAGAACCTTCTGTGGAGGAGATAGAGGGTGAATACTGGCGGATTATTGAACAACCAACAGATGAGGTTGAG GTATACTATGGAGCTGATCTGGAAACAGGAAGATTTGGAAGTGGCTTTCCTAAGGCTTCTTCCATGATAATTGAAGGTGATTCAGAATCTGATCAGTATGTCAATTCTGGTTGGAATCTAAACAACTTCCCACGCCTGCAAGGTTCTGTGCTATGTTTTGAAGCAAGTGATATCTCAGGAGTTCTGGTGCCATGGCTGTATGTTGGAATGTGCTTCTCATCATTTTGTTGG CATGTTGAGGATCACCACCTTTATTCACTAAACTATTTGCACTGGGGTGATCCAAAGATATGGTATGGAGTACCTGGAAGCCATGCTTCCAATTTGGAGGATGCAATGAGAAAGCATTTACCTGATTTGTTTGAAGAACAGCCTGATTTGCTTCATGAACTG GTGACTCAACTATCTCCTTCAGTTTTAAAAGCTGAGGGTGTACCAGTGTACCAAGTTGTCCAGCACTCTGGGGAGTTTGTTCTTACCTTTCCTAGGGCATACCACTCTGGTTTTAATTGTGGCTTCAACTGTGCAGAAGCAGTGAATGTAGCCCCTGTTGATTGGTTAGCACATGGGCAACATGCGGTTGAGCTCTACAGTAAGCAGCATCGTAAGACTTCTATATCCCATGACAAGCTGTTACTTGGATCAGCTCAGAAAGCGGTCCAGGCCCTTTGGGAGCTACTAGTTCTTGGAAAAGAAACTCCTGAAAATTTGAGGTGGAGAAGTGTCTGTGGGAAGGATGGGCTGCTTACCCAAGCAGTTAAG ACAAGGGTACAGATGGAGGAGGAAAGACTACGGAATCTTCCAACTCGTCTAAAATTGCAAAAGATGGAAAAGGAGTTTGATTTGTGTAGTGAGAGAGAATGTTTCACTTGCTTCTATGACTTGTATTTGTCTGCTGCCAGCTGCAAGTGCTCCCCTGAACAATTTGCATGTCTTACACATGCAAACCGTTTTTGTTCCTGTGAAACAAATGACAAATATGTTCTTCTCCGTTACACTATGGATGAATTAAAAACAGTAGTTGAAGCATTGGAGGGAAGATTAGATGCTGTAAAAGTGTGGGCATCTAAGGAGCCTAAATTGGATTCTGATGGTGACAATGGTGCTCATGTATGTAAGCTGGATCAGAAGAGAGAGTCATTCCAAACCAGCTATTCTGAGCAGAAGGAAAGTCCATCTTGTTCCCCAAAAGCAGAAGAAACATTGGGCACCAATATCTCTTGCTGTTCAAATAGTCAAGTTTCTTCAGAAGTAATCCAATCTGATAGCCATGACAATGTCTTTAAAAATGAAGCATTGATCCTGAAGAATGCTTCTAAGGTGAAGCAAGAGAGGTGCATTGATTTAAATCTTGATTTTATGTCTGTTGATCATGGAAGTGATTTTCTCTATTCATCTGATAGCTCCTACAATAAAGTTGTCTCAGATATGGAAACAAATATGTCAGTTGGTAAGCAAGAGAAAGCTAGCAATTCTGATGCAGCAAAAGAGTCAGTTGTATCACAACTTGGCAGTGATTGTAATTCATCAGAATTGCATGAATTttcaaataaagataataattcaGATAAAATGCTTCTTGGGGATACTTGTGCATTTAGCAAGAAGTTGTTTGGGGTTGATCTTTCAGTTCCGCATTCAGATGCAATGGTGCCATCAGGGAACTTTAAAACCAAAATAGTCAACATCTCAGATGTTGGACCATCTATGGCTCATCAAAACAATCCAgtgaataatttgggtttttttgTTGAACCTCTAAATTTTGGATGTGTCATGTTTGGAAAGCTTTGGTGCAGTAGGCATGCCATATTCCCGAAAG GTTTTAAAAGCAGAGTTAAGTTCTTCAGTGTGCTTGATCCAAGAAAACTTTGTAGCTATATTTCAGAAATAGTGGATGCTGGACTCCTTGGCCCTCTTTTTAAG GTATCTTTAGAAGAATGCCCAAGTGAAACATTTACAAATGTTTCAGTAGAAAAGTGCTGGGAAATGGTGCTGCAACGACTGAATGAGGAAATTATACAACAAAACAGCATAGGAGAAAGAGGACTGCAGCCTTTGCTGAGTGTTAATGGGCTTGAAATGTTTGGGTTTCTTTCTTCACCAATTGTTCAG GCTATTGAGGCTCTTGATCCCAATCATCAGTGTAGAGAGTACTGGAATAATAGGCTTTCGAATTTGAGCACTACAAGTGATTTCAAGAAGTCCCCATTTGGACTGAGTTGCAATCTCATAGACAATCCAGCTATAGGAGGTCATCATTCAAGTGAAGAAGAGGTGCAGCATGTGCTGCAAGGATTATTCAAGAAGGCAAGTGCTGAAGAATTACAAATAATGCATAGGATATTCTGCAGCGACGCACAAAGTGCTGAATGGAGAGCTGCATTCACAACATTGAAGGAGGAGATTAACAGAACAAGTAGGCAATAA